Proteins encoded within one genomic window of Ursus arctos isolate Adak ecotype North America unplaced genomic scaffold, UrsArc2.0 scaffold_7, whole genome shotgun sequence:
- the NPY4R2 gene encoding neuropeptide Y receptor type 4-2: MNVSHLLALLLPGTPQGQNRSRSRSIQYNFSDHCQDSVDLMVFIVTSYSIETVVGVLGNLCLICVTIRQKEKANVTNLLIANLAFSDFLMCLICQPLTAIYTLMDYWVFGEAVCKVSAFIQCMSVTVSILSLVLVALERHQLIINPTGWKPSVSQAYLGIVVIWLIACFLSLPFLVNSVLEKVFHRNHSKAVEFLADKVVCTESWPLPHHRIVYTTSLLLFQYCMPLAFILVCYVRIYRHLRKRKRVFRKGTYSSRAWLMKRINGILMAMVVAFAVLWLPLHVFNSLEDWYHEAIPICSGNLIFLVCHLLAMASTCVNPFIYGFLNTNFKKEVKALVLTCQQSAPVEESEHLPLSTVHTEVSKGSLRLSGRSNPI; encoded by the coding sequence ATGAACGTCTCTCACCTCTTGGCCTTGCTGCTCCCAGGAACCCCACAGGGTCAAAACAGGAGCAGGTCCAGGAGCATTCAGTACAACTTCTCTGACCACTGCCAGGATTCTGTAGACCTGATGGTCTTCATTGTCACCTCTTACAGCATCGAGACTGTTGTGGGGGTCCTGGGCAACCTCTGCCTCATATGCGTGACCATCCGGCAGAAGGAGAAGGCCAATGTGACCAACCTGCTCATCGCCAACCTGGCTTTCTCCGACTTCCTCATGTGCCTCATCTGCCAGCCGCTCACGGCCATATACACCCTTATGGACTACTGGGTCTTCGGTGAGGCCGTTTGCAAGGTGTCGGCCTTCATCCAGTGTATGTCAGTGACGGTCTCCATCCTTTCGCTCGTCCTTGTGGCCCTGGAGAGGCATCAGCTCATCATCAACCCAACAGGCTGGAAGCCCAGCGTCTCCCAGGCCTACCTGGGGATTGTGGTCATCTGGCTCAtcgcctgcttcctctccctgcccttcctggtCAACAGCGTCCTAGAGAAGGTCTTTCACAGGAACCACTCCAAGGCTGTGGAGTTTCTGGCCGATAAGGTGGTCTGTACTGAGTCGTGGCCGCTGCCCCACCACCGCATTGTCTACACCACCTCCCTGCTGCTCTTCCAGTACTGCATGCCGTTGGCCTTCATCCTGGTCTGCTACGTGCGCATCTACCGGCACCTGCGGAAGCGGAAGCGGGTGTTCCGCAAGGGCACCTACAGCTCGCGGGCGTGGCTGATGAAGCGGATCAATGGGATCCTCATGGCCATGGTGGTTGCCTTCGCCGTGCTCTGGCTGCCCCTGCATGTGTTCAACAGCCTGGAGGACTGGTACCACGAGGCCATCCCCATCTGTTCTGGCAACCTCATCTTCCTGGTGTGCCACCTGCTTGCCATGGCATCCACCTGTGTCAACCCTTTCATCTACGGCTTTCTCAACACCAACTTCAAGAAGGAGGTCAAGGCCCTGGTGCTGACATGTCAGCAGAGTGCCCCTGTGGAAGAGTCTGAGCATCTGCCCCTGTCCACAGTGCACACAGAGGTCTCCAAAGGGTCCCTGAGGCTCAGTGGCAGGTCTAACCCCATTTAG